A genomic segment from Luteolibacter ambystomatis encodes:
- a CDS encoding glycerate kinase, whose translation MRVLIACDKFKGSLSALEACEAIRRGLGEGTEAGLCPIADGGEGFVDAMVTALGGVKVHAPTHDPLGRPIQGSYGLIHVQGVPTAVIEMAEASGMWRLKPEERNPRIMSTYGTGELMRHAVEVSGAKKLLVGLGGSATNDGGAGMAAALGVRFLDVMGAELQPVPAELEWLAVVDEGGRIALPEILVACDVDHPLLGERGASAVFGPQKGASPEDVVFLDGVLGGLVAVSGGENEEITPGAGAAGGLGFGLLRFAGARLVSGFDLVAGALGLRERLVEVDLVITGEGSLDEQTLGGKGPAGVARMAREAGKPVVAFAGRTLPVAAPFFDAMFDLAAYGLPLEESMRRGGELLETRAREAADLIRSLAGA comes from the coding sequence ATGCGAGTGCTCATTGCTTGTGACAAATTCAAGGGTTCCCTGAGCGCGTTGGAGGCCTGTGAGGCGATCCGGCGCGGACTGGGAGAGGGGACGGAGGCCGGGCTGTGCCCGATCGCGGATGGCGGCGAGGGATTTGTCGATGCGATGGTGACGGCGCTTGGCGGCGTGAAGGTGCATGCGCCCACGCACGATCCGCTTGGCCGACCGATCCAAGGCAGCTACGGCCTCATTCACGTGCAGGGAGTGCCCACGGCGGTGATCGAGATGGCGGAGGCCAGCGGCATGTGGCGGCTGAAGCCGGAGGAGCGGAATCCGCGGATCATGAGCACCTACGGCACCGGCGAGCTGATGCGGCACGCGGTGGAGGTTTCCGGAGCGAAGAAACTGCTGGTGGGGCTCGGTGGCAGTGCGACGAATGACGGCGGCGCGGGCATGGCGGCGGCACTTGGCGTTCGTTTTCTGGATGTGATGGGCGCTGAATTGCAGCCCGTGCCCGCGGAGCTGGAATGGCTCGCGGTGGTGGATGAAGGCGGGCGCATCGCGCTGCCGGAGATTCTGGTGGCGTGCGATGTGGATCACCCGCTGCTCGGGGAGCGCGGAGCCTCGGCGGTGTTTGGTCCTCAAAAGGGGGCCTCGCCGGAGGACGTGGTGTTTTTGGATGGAGTGCTCGGTGGGCTGGTGGCCGTGAGCGGTGGGGAGAATGAGGAAATCACGCCGGGCGCGGGTGCGGCGGGCGGTCTGGGTTTCGGCTTGCTGCGGTTCGCCGGGGCGCGGCTGGTGTCCGGATTCGATCTGGTCGCGGGCGCGCTCGGTTTGCGCGAGAGGCTGGTGGAAGTGGATCTGGTCATCACCGGGGAAGGTTCGCTGGACGAGCAGACGCTGGGCGGCAAGGGCCCGGCCGGGGTGGCGCGGATGGCGCGGGAGGCCGGGAAGCCGGTGGTCGCGTTTGCCGGACGGACGTTGCCGGTGGCGGCTCCGTTCTTCGATGCCATGTTCGATCTGGCGGCGTACGGCCTGCCGTTGGAGGAATCGATGCGGCGCGGAGGCGAGCTTCTGGAGACCCGGGCGCGGGAGGCTGCGGACTTGATCCGCTCGTTGGCGGGGGCTTAG
- a CDS encoding FG-GAP repeat domain-containing protein: MFRLSSLILAVALFTSRTARAEFNPSPYTGPNPVTYPIATTIYGAQFQTADLDRDGRQDLLVYYKDFGLFLHRTLGATSLQQYPLASPQVLSTLQLDFLRIADLDQDGYPDIVACRPNYPSNNQIFWLRNLYGDTGSVSFETTPRVISAFSNDVRALFVADLDADGDPDVISCTNYSSEKFYLHTNRLKEATADIAAPVLLPGQGRYNDGSCTTFSDLDGDGDLDIATRLVLNGYVTTILWMENKTIDTSGYTLYLIPSLASSSALPATSTVPTVVVAKIQGELWFRFIKTGQPPATYREADFPTQSAALAQLRTTFNTYVTTAPSAFASQQYMRKITSVCRYRVGNGTQFTNHSLYSAFVPGTSQYYSPNQILCGDLDGDGDDDIFTGFCEAYEAYNGWFENRLNEEGHADFSVFHKLNLEGYQGAAKLADVDGNGRPDLTYLSTTLNTGIRVWYDCHDLRGTGMPWTEVVRKAAAGSYSTAGIGNFALLDLDGDGDLDIASDVISVPDCYLLLSENLTGETPSPFLRQETELISGLRSSDTFPSILAQDRDGDGDPDISLGRTGYSYRNNWSTAPTFGYTVDNTLGTFSAAPAPNAAVNANFNTWLAAQPWQKAGTIFTRLTADIDGDGDLDVVVLHGVSDSYNAISWFENRSSATPDFNGPFGITGNVNYQSKLACADYDSDGDVDVLALCSIVKNGTLTQRLAAFENTSSPSDFTRQVVDDPQGFLRNSIASPTFTAKLQSSADLNWATGETVAVTAKQLRNPHAMKDLMRWRDPARPKRFYRLIYSLDAP, translated from the coding sequence GTGTTCCGCCTATCCTCCCTGATACTGGCAGTTGCCCTTTTCACCAGCCGGACTGCCAGAGCCGAGTTCAATCCCTCCCCTTACACCGGCCCGAATCCGGTCACGTATCCCATCGCCACCACCATCTATGGTGCGCAGTTCCAAACCGCGGATCTCGACCGCGACGGCCGCCAGGATCTTCTCGTCTATTACAAGGACTTCGGACTCTTCCTGCACCGCACGCTCGGCGCCACCTCCCTGCAGCAATATCCGCTCGCCTCGCCCCAGGTCCTCAGTACCCTGCAACTGGACTTCCTCCGCATCGCGGACCTGGATCAGGACGGCTATCCGGACATCGTTGCCTGCCGTCCGAACTATCCCTCCAACAACCAGATCTTCTGGCTGAGGAATCTTTACGGAGACACCGGCAGCGTCTCCTTCGAGACCACCCCACGGGTCATCAGTGCCTTTTCCAACGATGTCCGCGCGCTCTTCGTCGCGGATCTCGATGCGGACGGCGACCCGGATGTGATCAGCTGCACCAATTACAGTTCCGAGAAATTCTACCTGCACACAAACCGACTGAAGGAAGCGACCGCGGACATCGCGGCTCCGGTGCTTCTACCGGGCCAGGGACGCTACAACGATGGATCCTGCACCACCTTCTCCGATCTGGATGGGGATGGCGACCTGGACATCGCCACCCGTCTCGTTCTCAACGGTTACGTGACCACGATCTTGTGGATGGAGAACAAGACCATTGATACCTCCGGCTACACGCTGTACCTGATCCCCTCTCTGGCCAGTTCTTCCGCCCTCCCAGCCACCTCCACCGTGCCAACCGTGGTGGTGGCAAAGATCCAGGGTGAACTCTGGTTCCGTTTCATCAAGACCGGGCAACCCCCGGCCACCTACCGGGAAGCCGATTTCCCCACCCAGTCCGCCGCTCTCGCACAACTCCGCACCACCTTCAATACCTACGTCACCACAGCTCCAAGTGCCTTCGCCTCCCAGCAGTACATGCGGAAGATCACCTCGGTGTGCCGCTACCGTGTGGGCAATGGCACCCAGTTCACCAACCACTCCCTCTACTCGGCCTTCGTCCCGGGCACGAGCCAATATTATTCGCCAAACCAAATCCTCTGCGGCGATCTCGATGGCGATGGCGATGACGATATCTTCACGGGCTTCTGCGAAGCCTATGAAGCCTACAACGGCTGGTTCGAAAACCGCCTGAACGAAGAAGGTCACGCCGATTTCTCCGTCTTCCACAAGCTGAACCTGGAAGGCTATCAAGGCGCGGCCAAGCTGGCGGATGTCGATGGCAACGGGCGACCCGATCTCACCTACCTCAGCACCACCCTCAATACCGGCATCCGCGTCTGGTACGATTGCCACGACCTGCGCGGCACCGGCATGCCGTGGACCGAGGTGGTGAGAAAGGCGGCCGCTGGATCCTACAGCACCGCAGGCATCGGCAATTTCGCCCTTCTGGACTTGGATGGAGACGGCGATCTCGACATCGCCAGTGATGTGATCTCCGTACCGGATTGCTACCTTCTCCTGTCCGAAAACCTGACGGGCGAAACACCCTCGCCCTTTCTGCGTCAGGAAACGGAGCTGATCTCCGGCCTGCGTTCGAGTGACACGTTCCCATCCATTCTGGCGCAGGACCGCGATGGCGACGGCGATCCGGATATTTCACTAGGCCGCACCGGTTATTCCTATCGCAACAACTGGTCCACCGCTCCCACCTTCGGCTACACGGTGGACAACACGCTGGGCACTTTCAGTGCGGCTCCGGCACCGAACGCCGCCGTCAACGCCAACTTCAACACCTGGCTGGCCGCCCAGCCGTGGCAGAAAGCCGGAACCATTTTCACGCGACTGACTGCGGACATTGACGGCGATGGCGATCTGGACGTGGTGGTGCTCCATGGCGTGAGCGACTCATACAACGCCATCTCGTGGTTCGAAAACCGCTCGTCCGCCACACCGGATTTCAACGGTCCCTTCGGCATCACCGGCAATGTGAACTACCAAAGCAAGCTGGCGTGCGCCGACTACGATTCGGATGGCGACGTGGATGTCCTCGCGCTGTGTTCCATCGTCAAAAACGGCACCCTCACCCAGCGGCTGGCGGCTTTCGAGAACACCTCCTCCCCTTCCGACTTCACCCGCCAGGTCGTGGATGATCCGCAGGGCTTCCTGCGCAACTCGATCGCCAGCCCCACCTTCACCGCGAAGCTCCAGAGCAGCGCGGACCTGAACTGGGCGACGGGAGAAACCGTGGCCGTCACCGCCAAGCAGTTGCGGAATCCCCACGCCATGAAGGATCTCATGCGCTGGAGGGACCCCGCCCGGCCGAAGCGGTTCTACCGGCTCATCTACTCGCTGGACGCGCCCTGA
- a CDS encoding M13 family metallopeptidase gives MKLHTRFSLAFAALMLATHSVSAEPDAPTVTTAAPRFGTWGFDLSGRNLEVKPGDDFYEYANGKFVERTVIPPDRVRFGNFDALSILSEARVKDILESAVKKPDAATAKIAAFFAAYMDEEKANSLGAKPIETDLAEIKGAATHEALVGVLANPGGFHRGVFGVGIGPDPKDPEHYRVSAGSGGLGLPDKDYYLKDSFAEIKGKYEAYMVEMLKLIGWPEPEARAKDILAFETRLAEVSWERAELRDRDKTYNPMTPDELAKFAEGYDFKRVLEVRGLGSVKRLVVSDKSAFPKKAKVFAETPLDVLKAWAAFGTADSAATYLSKPFVDAQFAFRAKTLSGQPEQQARWKRAVAATNEALGEEVGKVYVARYFPAESKAKMLDLVANVRKALAQRLDQLDWMGAETKKAAQDKLAKISVKIGYPDEFRDYSAYEVKADDLCGNLRRSGLFEWKHDLDRLDKTVDRKEWGMPPQKVNAYYNSTMNEIVFPAAILQPPFFDPDADPAVNYGGIGGVIGHEISHGFDDQGRKSNGDGVLKDWWTAEDARKFNERAEKLGAQYQSEEILPGEKINGKLTMGENIGDMGGINLALAAYRASLGGKPAPVIDGTTGDQRVFLGWAQVWRQKMREAALVKQLHTDPHSPAVARVNFVMRNVDAWYEAFNIRPGDKLYVKPEDRVRIW, from the coding sequence ATGAAGCTCCACACCCGTTTCTCCCTCGCCTTCGCGGCGCTGATGCTTGCCACCCATTCCGTGTCCGCCGAGCCGGATGCTCCCACCGTCACCACCGCCGCGCCGCGGTTCGGGACGTGGGGCTTCGACCTTTCCGGGCGGAATCTGGAGGTGAAGCCGGGGGATGACTTCTACGAATATGCGAATGGCAAGTTTGTGGAGCGCACGGTGATCCCGCCGGATCGGGTGCGGTTCGGGAACTTCGACGCGCTGAGCATCCTGTCCGAAGCGCGGGTGAAGGACATTCTGGAAAGCGCGGTGAAGAAGCCGGACGCCGCTACCGCGAAGATCGCCGCGTTTTTCGCCGCCTACATGGATGAGGAAAAGGCGAACAGCCTCGGCGCGAAACCGATCGAAACCGATCTCGCGGAGATCAAGGGCGCGGCGACGCATGAGGCCCTCGTCGGAGTGCTGGCGAATCCGGGCGGCTTCCACCGCGGCGTGTTCGGCGTTGGTATCGGCCCCGATCCGAAGGACCCGGAGCACTACCGTGTCTCGGCGGGATCGGGTGGCCTGGGACTGCCGGACAAGGATTACTATCTCAAGGACAGCTTTGCGGAGATCAAAGGGAAGTATGAGGCCTACATGGTCGAGATGCTGAAGCTGATCGGCTGGCCGGAGCCGGAGGCGCGCGCGAAGGACATCCTGGCATTCGAAACCCGCCTTGCCGAGGTGAGCTGGGAACGCGCGGAACTCCGCGACCGCGACAAGACCTACAACCCGATGACGCCCGATGAGCTGGCGAAGTTCGCGGAGGGCTACGATTTCAAGCGCGTGCTGGAGGTCCGCGGATTGGGTTCGGTCAAACGTCTCGTGGTCAGTGACAAGTCGGCCTTCCCGAAGAAGGCGAAAGTCTTCGCGGAGACGCCGCTGGACGTGCTGAAAGCCTGGGCGGCGTTCGGCACGGCGGATTCCGCGGCGACGTATTTGTCGAAGCCGTTCGTGGACGCGCAGTTCGCTTTCCGGGCGAAGACGCTCTCCGGGCAGCCGGAGCAGCAGGCGCGCTGGAAGCGCGCGGTTGCCGCGACCAATGAGGCGCTGGGCGAGGAGGTCGGGAAGGTCTATGTGGCCCGCTATTTCCCGGCGGAGTCGAAGGCCAAGATGCTGGACTTGGTCGCCAACGTGCGGAAGGCGCTCGCACAGCGTCTCGACCAGCTCGATTGGATGGGCGCGGAGACGAAGAAGGCGGCGCAGGACAAGCTGGCGAAGATCAGCGTGAAGATCGGCTATCCGGATGAGTTCCGCGATTACTCCGCGTATGAGGTGAAGGCGGACGACCTGTGTGGAAACCTCCGCCGTTCCGGGCTCTTCGAATGGAAGCACGATCTCGACCGCCTGGACAAGACGGTGGATCGCAAGGAGTGGGGCATGCCGCCGCAAAAGGTGAATGCCTACTACAACTCGACGATGAACGAGATCGTATTCCCGGCGGCGATCCTGCAACCGCCGTTCTTCGATCCCGATGCGGACCCGGCGGTGAACTACGGCGGCATCGGCGGTGTGATCGGCCATGAGATCAGCCATGGTTTTGACGACCAGGGCCGCAAGTCGAATGGCGATGGCGTGCTGAAGGACTGGTGGACCGCGGAGGACGCGCGGAAGTTCAACGAACGTGCGGAAAAACTAGGCGCACAGTACCAATCGGAGGAGATCCTCCCGGGCGAAAAGATCAACGGCAAGCTGACGATGGGCGAGAACATCGGCGACATGGGCGGGATCAATCTCGCGCTCGCCGCCTACCGGGCTTCGCTCGGGGGCAAGCCCGCGCCGGTAATCGATGGCACCACCGGCGACCAGCGCGTGTTCCTCGGCTGGGCGCAGGTCTGGCGGCAGAAGATGCGCGAGGCGGCGCTGGTCAAGCAGCTCCACACCGATCCGCATTCGCCCGCCGTCGCGCGCGTGAATTTCGTGATGCGGAACGTGGACGCGTGGTACGAGGCCTTCAACATCCGGCCGGGTGACAAGCTGTACGTGAAGCCGGAGGACCGGGTGCGGATCTGGTAA
- a CDS encoding SDR family oxidoreductase, whose protein sequence is MPSTILITGCSSGFGKATASFFLACGWNVIATMRTPQPGLFEDSDQLLLLPLDVTQPDSIADAIGKSVARFGKIDVFVNNAGIGYFGAHEAVPDEAIRQLFETNTFGVMAANRAIIPHMRGNGSGTIINVTSSVGIAPMPLVAAYTASKYAIEGFSESLAYETGVLGIRVKIVQPGLAPTTHFAANSAASGDHPIPPAYSGHAARYFQSMQDYPTGYTTEEDVAKAVHAAATDEGDGFRYPAGADSAMLAGLRASLPEQEFIRRIRAMTGSEPAR, encoded by the coding sequence ATGCCATCCACCATTCTCATCACCGGCTGCTCCTCCGGCTTCGGCAAGGCGACCGCTTCCTTCTTTCTCGCTTGCGGCTGGAACGTCATCGCCACCATGCGCACGCCTCAACCGGGATTGTTCGAAGACAGTGACCAGCTTCTGCTTCTGCCGCTCGATGTGACACAACCCGACTCCATCGCGGACGCCATCGGGAAGAGTGTCGCACGTTTCGGAAAGATCGATGTGTTCGTCAACAACGCCGGCATCGGTTATTTCGGAGCGCACGAGGCGGTGCCGGATGAGGCGATCCGCCAGCTCTTCGAGACGAACACCTTTGGCGTCATGGCGGCCAACCGCGCCATCATTCCCCACATGCGCGGGAACGGATCGGGAACGATCATCAATGTGACTTCGAGTGTCGGCATCGCGCCGATGCCGTTGGTCGCCGCCTATACGGCCAGCAAATATGCCATCGAAGGCTTCTCGGAATCGCTGGCTTATGAAACGGGTGTGCTCGGCATCCGTGTGAAGATCGTCCAGCCGGGACTCGCTCCCACGACTCATTTCGCCGCGAACTCCGCCGCGTCCGGTGATCATCCGATTCCCCCGGCCTACTCCGGACATGCCGCGCGCTATTTCCAATCCATGCAGGACTATCCCACCGGCTACACCACCGAGGAAGACGTCGCCAAAGCCGTCCACGCGGCGGCAACGGATGAAGGAGACGGTTTCCGCTATCCGGCCGGGGCTGACAGTGCGATGCTGGCCGGGCTCAGGGCATCCCTGCCGGAGCAGGAGTTCATCCGGCGCATCCGTGCCATGACCGGCAGCGAACCGGCTAGGTAG
- a CDS encoding AraC family transcriptional regulator: protein MDTLSTIVALLKPQAHGAKLVHGAGRWGVRYAEFGHPSYALVLKGPCWLAAEGAPARTLETGDFILFPATPRFTLASDAKVRPKLLAPVPSGRQMEEVVHGDSTMEPSASLLGGYFMFDPVNASILTSLLPKMLHLHAGDPAADSLAPLVGLIKREALGNRPGQSLVLNRLVEVLLVEALRSAPSETAAKGLLAGLQDSRLAAALQAIHTRPAHPWTLDTLAREASMSRSSFAEHFARVMEVTPLRYLLQWRLTMARDLLSRGDMTVAETALAVGYESASGFSIAFNREIGQPPVTYKERSKKTSNRVRNRGCRPG, encoded by the coding sequence ATGGATACCCTTTCCACCATCGTCGCCCTTCTCAAACCCCAGGCCCACGGGGCCAAGCTCGTACACGGCGCGGGGCGCTGGGGAGTGCGTTACGCCGAGTTCGGACATCCGAGCTATGCGCTGGTGTTGAAAGGACCGTGCTGGCTGGCGGCGGAAGGAGCACCCGCCCGAACGCTGGAAACCGGAGATTTCATCCTCTTTCCCGCAACTCCGCGTTTCACGCTGGCCAGTGATGCGAAGGTCCGCCCGAAGCTGCTGGCACCAGTTCCATCCGGACGGCAGATGGAGGAAGTTGTTCATGGCGACTCCACCATGGAACCTTCTGCCAGCCTGCTGGGTGGTTACTTCATGTTTGATCCGGTCAACGCCTCGATCCTTACCAGCCTGCTTCCCAAGATGCTGCATTTGCACGCGGGAGATCCTGCCGCCGACAGTCTGGCTCCCCTTGTCGGACTCATCAAACGGGAGGCACTTGGAAATCGCCCGGGACAATCACTCGTTCTGAATCGCCTGGTCGAAGTCCTGTTGGTCGAAGCCTTGCGATCCGCTCCATCGGAAACAGCCGCAAAAGGGTTGCTGGCGGGCTTGCAGGATTCGCGTCTCGCCGCCGCATTGCAGGCCATCCACACGCGGCCCGCCCATCCGTGGACGCTGGACACGCTCGCCCGCGAGGCCTCGATGTCGCGTTCGTCTTTTGCGGAACATTTCGCCCGCGTGATGGAGGTGACGCCGTTGCGTTATCTGCTGCAGTGGCGCCTCACCATGGCCAGGGATCTGTTGAGCCGGGGGGACATGACCGTTGCGGAAACCGCCCTGGCCGTGGGTTATGAATCGGCCAGCGGCTTCAGCATCGCTTTCAACCGCGAGATAGGTCAGCCGCCGGTGACCTACAAGGAAAGGTCGAAGAAGACCTCCAACCGTGTCCGGAATCGTGGATGCCGGCCGGGTTGA